The genomic window GTCCTCGGCGGCGCCGGACTGGCGGCCGGCGTGACCGTCGGTGCTCTGCTTGCGCAGGACATGCTCGGCTCCACCAGCCTCGTTGGTTTGCCCAGCGCCCTTGGCACTGCCGGTTCCGCACTGGCCGCTATCGCCGTCGGGCGCATCTCGCAAGCCCGCGGCCGCCGCCCTGGCCTTGCCGCCGGGTATCTGGCCGGTGCCATCGGCAGCGTGGGCGTCATCGCCGCCGCCGTTGCCGACAACTCGGTCCTGCTGTTTCTCGCGCTGTTCAGCTACGGCGCCGGCACCGCGACCAACCTGCAAGCCCGCTACGCCGGCGCCGATCTGGCCGCCCCCGCACTCCGTGGCCGCGCCCTGTCCACCGTGCTGGTCGCCACCACACTGGGCGGCGTGGTCGGTCCCAACCTCACGGCGCCGACCGGCGACCTTGCGCACGCCCTCGGCATCCCTTACCTGGCCGGGCCGTTCCTGCTCGCCGGCGCCGCCTACGCGATCGCCGCCTTGGTCCTGGCCATCTGGCTGCGCCCCGACCCGCTGCTGCTGGCCCGCACCCTGGCGGCCGAACACGCCGCTGCAGCGGACGCGCAGCGGGGCGAGGCCAGCGGACAGACGCACCCGGTGGTCGAAAGGCACCGATCCGGTGTGCTGGTCGGCACCCTGGTCATGGTGCTCACTCAGCTGGTCATGGTCGCGGTCATGACAATGACGCCCGTCCACATGCACGACCACGGCCACGGCACCGCCGCCCCCGGCCTCGTCATCGCCATCCACATCGGTGCGATGTACTTGCCGTCACCCCTGACCGGCTGGCTGGTCGACCGCTACGGCAGGCGAACGATCGCCACCGGTGCTGGGCTGGTTCTGTTCGCCGCCGGCATCGTTGCTGCCAGCGCCCCCGCCGACTCGGTCGCCCCGCTCGCGGTGGCTCTCGCGCTACTGGGTCTGGGCTGGAACTTCGGCATCGTCACCGGCACCGCGATCATCACCGATGCCGTCCCACTGGTCAGCCGCGCCAAAACCCAGGCACTGGTCGACGTCTTCATCGCCATTGCGGGGGCCACCGGTGGCATGGCCTCGGGCCTCGTCGTCGCCGCTGTCGGCTACCCCCTCCTGGCACTCGGCGGCGGCATCCTGGCACTGGCCATCGTGCCGGCGGTCGCAGTCACCCGCAGCCGGTGAGCGGGCGGATTGTGTTGTTGCATGGCTGATCACGCAGGTGCAGGCCTTGCACAGCCGCCCGGCCGGTATGGCCGGGCAGTAGCACGAAGTCCCGCCTCGGTCCAATCCTGAATGCCCTCACGGTATTTGCGCACATTGGTGTAGCCGAGCGCCTCGAGTTTGGTGGCGACCTGCTGACTGTTGGGGCATGCCGGGTTCGAGCAATAGGTGACGATCGCCGCGTCCTTGTTCGGAAGCAGTTGCGGCGCGATCTCCTTGGCGAGTTCGTCTGCGACGCACTCGCCTCGACCGGGCTCTATCCGTACACGGTTCGCTTGTGGCGCAAGGGAGGGTTGACCGGAGACAAATAGGTGTATATACACTTATTATGGAGCCGGTAGAAACACCTTGCGTGTGCACCACCTTGCGCATGGCGACGCGTTCCGTCGTGCGTCTCTACGACCGGGCCTTGGGCGAGGCGGGACTGCGCCAGGCTGGGTACTCGATCCTGTCCCGGATCGATGCCGAGGGCCCATTGATGATCAGGGACCTTGCCGATCGCTTGGTGCTCGAGCGGACAACGTGTTCGCGAGAGGTGGAGGCCCTCAACAAGGCCGGCCTGTTGACCGCGGAGGTCGGCAACGACCGCCGTCGGCGGATGCTCCGACTGACGCCTGCCGGAACGGCGAAGCTGGTCGAGGCTCGTCACCACTGGAAAGTGGTCCAGCAGCAACTGCGGGACGTCGTCGGCATCGACGATGCCGACGAACTGCTGGACCGATTACGAATGTTGCTCCACGCCTCGGAGCAACTGGTCGAGGACTGACCACGCAACGGTCGGACTCGGAGCGTTTCTAGGAGGACAAACATGCCACTCGTTCGGATAGCGCTGCACCGTCGGCCGGGAGATTTCGCACGTCGGGTCGGCGAATGCGTGCATGCCGCAATGATCGACATTCTGCATATCCCGGAGGGAGATCGCTTCCAGGTGATCACCCAGCACGGCCATGGCGATATCGTCTACGACCCGGCCTTCCTCGGCATCGACCGCAGTGACGGCATCGTGATCATTCAGATCACCCTGGCCGCGGGCCGTGATCGCACGGTCAAATCGGCCCTGTACGCGAGAATTGCCGGACGGCTGTCATCCGAACTCGGCGTTCGGCGGGAAGACGTGTTCATCAACCTGCTCGAGGTGCCGCCGGAGAACTTTTCGTTCGGGAACGGAGAAGCCCAGTTCGCTGACCGGCTCCCGCCGCACCTGCGATCGTCGGACGCCTCGCGAAGCTCGCCACCTGCCGCCCCGACGGCGACCAGCACGGTCGCGGACGTCTGAATCACCAACTACAAGAACATATTTCGGAAACGAGGAGCACAGCTATGACACGCGACATCGTCACCACCGACAAGATCGCCCAACCGATCGGTCCGTTCTCCGCGGCGGTGCGCGGCGAACTCACCTTCCTGAGCGGACAGGTGGCCCAGGACCCTGTCACCGGGGCGCTGATCGACGGGGACGCCGCCGCGCAGGCCGAACGAATCCTGCGAAATCTGACAGCTGTCATCGAGGCAGCAGGAAAAACTCTCGACGACGTCGTCCGTGTCGGTATCTATCTGACCGACATGACTGATTTCGCTGCCGTGAACAGTGTGTACGGCAAGCATTTTCACGCACCCTTCCCAGCCCGAACCGCCATCGCAGTGGCGGGCCTGCCGCTGGGTGCCGCCGTCGAGATGGACGCTGTTGTCGCTTGACACGCAGAGCACGACTATGGAGTACACGTTTGTCATCGCCGACGTCTTCACCGATACACCGTTCGGCGGCAACCAACTAGCCGTCTTTCCGGACGCGAGGGGGTTGTCCGAGCACCAGATGCAAGATCTAGCACGTGAATTCGGGTTCTCCGAAACGACTTTCGCCTTCCCGCCGGAGAACCCGGACCATACTCGTCGCTTGCGAATCTTCACCCCATCCAACGAACTGCCGTTCGCAGGGCATCCCACGGTAGGTACCGCATCGGTGCTGGCCGCCGGCGGATTTGTCGAAATGACGGCGTCCGAAACCACCCTGATACTCGAAGAGAACGTGGGGCCGATTGCCGTCCAGATAAACGGGACATACAGCCGTCTCATTTCCAACGCAGCATTCCGGCGGCCGGCGGAGCGGCCGACGCCAAGGGCCGTTGCCGCAGCATTGTCGCTTCCCGGGGACGCCGTCCGCGATTGCTGGTACGGGAGCGTCGGCGTGGCGTTCTGTCTGGTGCATCTTGCCAGTAGCGAGGCCGTCGATCGAGCTGTAATCGATCGTGCCGAATGGTCGGCCCGAATGGCCGACGGCTGGTCTCCCCACTTGTTCGTGTTCGCCGGCGACCTCGGTAACGGCAGTACGCTGCACGCCCGAATGTTCGCACCGGCCCTCGGGATCGAGGAAGATCCCGCCACCGGCTCGGCTGCGGCGGCCCTCGTCGCGAGCCTCGTTCAGCATCCCACGCACGACGATACGGACTTCCATCTCCGCATCGATCAAGGGATCCGGATGGGTCGCCCAAGCCGGATCGACGCCAGTGCCCACCGCCGTAGCGGCCAGTTCTCGCACGTCACAATCGGCGGCCATACGACCGTCATCGGACAGGGGGTTATTTCCCTTCCCGGTAGGTGACCGCGACGACGCCGGAGGCGGAACACCCTACCTCCAGAGCCCTGCCGTGCTTCGGCGCAGGACGGTCAGCGCCGATTCCGGGGTTTGGCGGCCGATGATGACCTGCAAGGTCAATCCATCGACGAGGGCGATGAGTTCTTCGACGACCTGCGCCGGTACTACTTCCGGGGCAATGCGCCCACCCTCCTGACCCAGCCGCACCAGGAGTTCGAGCAGTTCGGCCAGTCCGCGTTGCTGCTCGCGCTGCGCGGCCGCCACTACCGGATCCACCGCCGCCTGGGCGCTGAACGCGATCCAGACGCGCGCTTCGACGAGCTCTGGATCGTCGACGACGAGCATGGCCCGCAACGTCTGTTCCAGCATCGTGACGACCGACTCCGGGTCCGCCGATGCCGCGATGCGTTCCTGTGCGCGCTCGGTCACCCGGCGATTCACGTGGTCCTGGGCGAATATCAGCATCTGCTGGCGAGTGCTGAAACATCGCTGGACGGCACCCATCGAGACGCCCGCCACCGCGGCCACCTGGCGCAGAGTGGCCGCCTCGATTCCGGCCCGGCCGATGAGATCGCACACCGCGTCCGCGATCCGACGGCGCCGGGTCTCATGGTCCACCCTTTTCGGCACCGCAACAGCATACCGATGCAAGCGCATCGGAAACGTGTTAGCGTTCCGATGCAGTTGCATCAGAAAAACTGATCGGAGACAAACATGTCGGAATGGACCGACGTGCCGGAGCGGTCGAACATGCCTGAACTCTCACGCAGGGCGCTGCTCGGCGCGGGTGTGGCGAGCGCCGGTGTACTGGCAAGTGGGTGCGCGGCCGGAGCCGGTCCCGCCGCCAGGGGTAACGCGCCGACGTTCGTGATCGTGCACGGCGCCAACGGCAATGGGGCTTCCTACGCCCCGCTGGTTGCCGCGTTGACGGCAGCGGGGTACCGCGCATTGGCCGTCGATCTGCCCGGGCACGGGCCTGCCGCGCACTTTCCGCTGTCCTACCAGGCGCCGCAGGATCTCGCAGCGCTGGCGAGCGAGCCGTCGCCACTGGCGCGCGTCCGGCTCGAGGACAATGTCGAACATGTGGTGCGTGTGGTGCGACAGGTCGCGGAGCACGGACCCGTTGTGCTGCTCGGTCACAGTATGGGTGGGGCGACCATCACCCGCGTCGGCAACGAGATTCCGGATCTGATCGATCGACTGGTCTACTTCACGGCGTTCTGCTGTGTCCGGCTACGCAGTGTGCTCGAGTGTTTCACCGTGCCCGAAGCGGCGGCGACACTGGCGGCGTCGATCCCGAGTCTCGGCGATCCCGAACAGGCCAGGGCGACCCGAACCAACTGGCGCTCGGCCGATCCCGCCTTTCTCGCGGCCGCCAAGCTCGCGCTGGCCGACGACTACGACGACGCCGCTTTTCGAACAGCATTGAACGGCATGGAGCCGGACGAGACGTGGGAAGTGACCGTCGCTGACGCCCGCGGCAAACCAGCGACGTGGGGACGGATCCCACGCAGCTACATCCGCTGTAGCCGCGACCGGATGCTGCCGCTCGCGCTACAGGACCGGATGATCGCGGAGGCGGACGCCGCGACGCCCGCAAACATATTCGACGTCCACACTCTCGACGCACCACATCTCGGTCCGCAGGACCCGCAGCCGGTGGTCGAGATCCTGATATCGCTTGCCCGCCGCCTACGCTGATCCCGGCGCAGCGACGCTACCTGGCAGCTTCATCTCGGTGCGACTCACGTGTTCGAGCAGTGGGCCGCGATGCTGGTGCGGATGGCCACACTCGGCGCGGACGGAACAACCGCTGGATTCGTCAGCGAGGACGGCCCGGTTCCGTGGTAGCCGATCCCTCTTCGCACCGGCCGAGACCTGCTGCGGCTCGAGACTCGCTGAGGAA from Nocardia iowensis includes these protein-coding regions:
- a CDS encoding Rid family detoxifying hydrolase, which gives rise to MTRDIVTTDKIAQPIGPFSAAVRGELTFLSGQVAQDPVTGALIDGDAAAQAERILRNLTAVIEAAGKTLDDVVRVGIYLTDMTDFAAVNSVYGKHFHAPFPARTAIAVAGLPLGAAVEMDAVVA
- a CDS encoding alpha/beta hydrolase; translation: MSEWTDVPERSNMPELSRRALLGAGVASAGVLASGCAAGAGPAARGNAPTFVIVHGANGNGASYAPLVAALTAAGYRALAVDLPGHGPAAHFPLSYQAPQDLAALASEPSPLARVRLEDNVEHVVRVVRQVAEHGPVVLLGHSMGGATITRVGNEIPDLIDRLVYFTAFCCVRLRSVLECFTVPEAAATLAASIPSLGDPEQARATRTNWRSADPAFLAAAKLALADDYDDAAFRTALNGMEPDETWEVTVADARGKPATWGRIPRSYIRCSRDRMLPLALQDRMIAEADAATPANIFDVHTLDAPHLGPQDPQPVVEILISLARRLR
- a CDS encoding PhzF family phenazine biosynthesis protein, which translates into the protein MEYTFVIADVFTDTPFGGNQLAVFPDARGLSEHQMQDLAREFGFSETTFAFPPENPDHTRRLRIFTPSNELPFAGHPTVGTASVLAAGGFVEMTASETTLILEENVGPIAVQINGTYSRLISNAAFRRPAERPTPRAVAAALSLPGDAVRDCWYGSVGVAFCLVHLASSEAVDRAVIDRAEWSARMADGWSPHLFVFAGDLGNGSTLHARMFAPALGIEEDPATGSAAAALVASLVQHPTHDDTDFHLRIDQGIRMGRPSRIDASAHRRSGQFSHVTIGGHTTVIGQGVISLPGR
- a CDS encoding MFS transporter, with protein sequence MTATVPDRIDDLPRSQAQRRILIVLVAAQVLGGAGLAAGVTVGALLAQDMLGSTSLVGLPSALGTAGSALAAIAVGRISQARGRRPGLAAGYLAGAIGSVGVIAAAVADNSVLLFLALFSYGAGTATNLQARYAGADLAAPALRGRALSTVLVATTLGGVVGPNLTAPTGDLAHALGIPYLAGPFLLAGAAYAIAALVLAIWLRPDPLLLARTLAAEHAAAADAQRGEASGQTHPVVERHRSGVLVGTLVMVLTQLVMVAVMTMTPVHMHDHGHGTAAPGLVIAIHIGAMYLPSPLTGWLVDRYGRRTIATGAGLVLFAAGIVAASAPADSVAPLAVALALLGLGWNFGIVTGTAIITDAVPLVSRAKTQALVDVFIAIAGATGGMASGLVVAAVGYPLLALGGGILALAIVPAVAVTRSR
- a CDS encoding TetR/AcrR family transcriptional regulator → MPKRVDHETRRRRIADAVCDLIGRAGIEAATLRQVAAVAGVSMGAVQRCFSTRQQMLIFAQDHVNRRVTERAQERIAASADPESVVTMLEQTLRAMLVVDDPELVEARVWIAFSAQAAVDPVVAAAQREQQRGLAELLELLVRLGQEGGRIAPEVVPAQVVEELIALVDGLTLQVIIGRQTPESALTVLRRSTAGLWR
- a CDS encoding tautomerase family protein — its product is MPLVRIALHRRPGDFARRVGECVHAAMIDILHIPEGDRFQVITQHGHGDIVYDPAFLGIDRSDGIVIIQITLAAGRDRTVKSALYARIAGRLSSELGVRREDVFINLLEVPPENFSFGNGEAQFADRLPPHLRSSDASRSSPPAAPTATSTVADV
- a CDS encoding rhodanese-like domain-containing protein, which produces MYIHLFVSGQPSLAPQANRVRIEPGRGECVADELAKEIAPQLLPNKDAAIVTYCSNPACPNSQQVATKLEALGYTNVRKYREGIQDWTEAGLRATARPYRPGGCARPAPA
- a CDS encoding MarR family winged helix-turn-helix transcriptional regulator, translated to MATRSVVRLYDRALGEAGLRQAGYSILSRIDAEGPLMIRDLADRLVLERTTCSREVEALNKAGLLTAEVGNDRRRRMLRLTPAGTAKLVEARHHWKVVQQQLRDVVGIDDADELLDRLRMLLHASEQLVED